One region of Moraxella sp. ZY210820 genomic DNA includes:
- a CDS encoding nicotinate-nicotinamide nucleotide adenylyltransferase encodes MYPFDYLVFIGRFQPFHLAHQQTIHIALAKAERVIIALGSAQNERTLKNPFLADERRQMILSNFSADEQQRIIFVDVIDVYNDVKWQALVRQLVQNITQVDDKIGLIGYNKDESTYYLDLFPEWQRVVIDSLHGDISATPLREAYYSGEILSDKFPQGTIEFLQKFQKNTVYQQLQTEFLAKMQVN; translated from the coding sequence ATGTATCCATTTGATTATCTTGTTTTTATTGGGCGATTTCAGCCTTTTCATCTTGCTCATCAACAAACGATTCACATTGCATTGGCTAAAGCTGAGCGTGTGATTATTGCCTTAGGTTCTGCTCAAAATGAACGTACATTAAAAAATCCATTTTTAGCAGATGAACGTAGGCAGATGATTTTGTCTAATTTTAGTGCTGATGAACAACAAAGAATTATTTTTGTTGATGTGATTGATGTGTATAATGATGTGAAATGGCAAGCATTGGTACGTCAATTAGTGCAAAATATTACCCAAGTTGATGATAAAATTGGATTAATTGGCTACAATAAAGATGAATCGACGTATTATTTAGATTTATTTCCAGAGTGGCAACGTGTCGTCATTGACAGTTTACATGGAGATATTTCAGCAACTCCATTACGAGAAGCGTATTATAGTGGAGAAATTTTAAGTGATAAGTTTCCACAAGGTACGATTGAGTTTTTACAAAAATTTCAAAAAAATACAGTATATCAACAATTACAAACTGAATTTTTAGCAAAAATGCAGGTAAATTGA
- a CDS encoding enoyl-CoA hydratase-related protein, translating into MTFTIQPHQHCQAQLEQGILTIAIDRAESKNALYGDLYLYIAQLLDNADQSNDVRCVILRGANQDFTAGNDMQDFMSYFKQPSSQGKAGELPPFVLIKSVAKFSKPLILAIKGVAVGIGVTLTLHADLVYADDSAIFQMPFVSLGLSPEGGIGRLMSQQIGYHHTAELLFTAKKFNRQTAEKINLINSLPDGVDVYDYALQTAQHLVQLPLASLKQSKTLMKHNIAETLAYIDDEAEIFMQRVQSPETKEAVTAFMEKRKPNFSQFA; encoded by the coding sequence ATGACTTTCACAATTCAGCCACATCAACATTGCCAAGCACAGTTAGAGCAAGGCATTTTAACCATTGCCATTGACCGTGCAGAAAGTAAGAATGCTTTATATGGCGATTTATATTTATATATCGCACAATTATTAGACAATGCTGACCAAAGTAATGACGTGCGTTGTGTGATTTTGCGTGGTGCAAATCAAGATTTTACTGCTGGCAACGATATGCAAGATTTTATGAGCTATTTTAAACAGCCTTCAAGTCAAGGCAAAGCAGGAGAATTACCACCATTTGTATTGATTAAATCAGTTGCCAAATTCTCTAAACCATTGATTTTAGCTATTAAAGGGGTAGCTGTTGGTATTGGCGTTACTTTAACTCTACATGCTGATTTAGTCTATGCTGATGATAGTGCCATATTCCAAATGCCATTTGTAAGTTTAGGTTTATCACCTGAAGGTGGTATTGGACGTTTAATGAGCCAACAAATTGGCTATCATCATACTGCAGAATTGTTATTTACAGCGAAAAAATTTAATCGCCAAACTGCTGAAAAAATCAATTTAATCAATAGCCTGCCTGATGGTGTTGATGTTTATGATTATGCCCTACAAACTGCACAACATTTAGTACAATTACCACTTGCATCACTTAAACAAAGCAAAACATTGATGAAACACAATATTGCTGAAACCTTAGCATACATTGATGATGAAGCAGAAATTTTTATGCAACGTGTACAATCGCCTGAAACTAAAGAAGCTGTTACTGCTTTTATGGAAAAACGCAAACCTAATTTTAGTCAATTTGCATAA
- a CDS encoding DUF1615 domain-containing protein, whose amino-acid sequence MFTYFTQNHLKSLIKPQTLAKILATLGAVCILTACQQNHVVDKNLSANQVEKLIPQGVKNASSWAKDITDIMQTLNIERSKDNVCSVIAIIEQESTFVADPIVAGLGEKSLKEINQRLDDKLGKKVADIFRKVLKNKPNVEDNFLNRIKKVKTERELDELYREIFSYFAKEYHVGALTGAAKIIGNDISERLNPITTLGSMQVHIDYAKANKRGMISNEDLRRDLYSQYGGLYYGIHRLMTYQADYDKPLYRFADYNSGMYSSRNASFQKMLASLTGDKISLDGDLLIYAKDGDPKLAKSQSEQAVIKLFQKHNIAMTERQIRFDLKREKEQNFENTNTYKTVVRLYGEKTGKYPPYAIMPEVVITGPKLSRDYNTNWFATRVDGRYQRCMAKAKTLSAS is encoded by the coding sequence ATGTTTACCTATTTTACTCAAAACCACTTAAAATCACTTATTAAACCCCAAACTTTAGCTAAAATCTTAGCTACATTAGGGGCGGTGTGTATTTTAACAGCTTGTCAGCAAAATCATGTGGTTGATAAAAATTTATCTGCCAATCAAGTGGAAAAATTAATCCCACAAGGAGTAAAAAATGCATCATCATGGGCAAAAGATATTACTGATATTATGCAAACTTTAAATATAGAGCGTTCCAAAGATAATGTTTGTAGTGTGATTGCTATTATTGAACAAGAATCGACTTTTGTGGCTGATCCAATTGTGGCAGGATTAGGTGAAAAATCATTAAAAGAAATTAACCAGCGTTTAGATGATAAATTAGGCAAAAAAGTTGCTGATATTTTTCGTAAGGTATTAAAAAATAAGCCCAATGTTGAAGATAATTTCTTAAATCGTATTAAAAAAGTTAAAACAGAACGTGAGCTTGATGAATTATATCGAGAAATTTTTAGTTATTTCGCTAAAGAATATCATGTTGGAGCATTAACTGGGGCGGCTAAAATTATTGGTAATGATATTTCAGAGCGTTTAAATCCGATTACGACTTTAGGTTCAATGCAAGTGCATATTGATTATGCTAAAGCCAATAAGCGTGGTATGATTAGTAATGAAGATTTACGCCGTGATTTATATAGCCAATATGGTGGTTTGTATTATGGTATTCATCGTTTAATGACTTATCAAGCAGATTATGACAAGCCTTTATATCGCTTTGCTGATTATAATTCAGGTATGTATTCAAGCCGTAATGCATCTTTTCAAAAAATGTTAGCCAGTTTGACAGGAGATAAAATTAGTTTAGATGGCGATTTATTAATCTATGCTAAAGATGGCGACCCTAAATTGGCAAAAAGTCAAAGCGAACAAGCGGTTATTAAACTATTTCAAAAACATAATATTGCCATGACAGAACGGCAGATTCGTTTTGATTTAAAGCGTGAAAAAGAACAAAATTTTGAAAATACCAATACTTATAAAACGGTTGTCCGTCTATATGGAGAAAAAACGGGTAAATATCCACCGTATGCGATTATGCCTGAAGTAGTAATTACAGGCCCTAAACTGAGCCGTGATTATAATACCAATTGGTTTGCTACCCGTGTTGATGGACGTTATCAACGTTGTATGGCTAAAGCTAAAACTTTATCGGCGAGTTAG
- a CDS encoding integration host factor subunit alpha, with product MVALTKAEMADHLSEKTMLNRREAKVMVEQFFDEISSALIEGNQVKLSGFGNFELRDKNERPGRNPKTGEEIPISARRVVTFRAGQKFRQRVSEEQG from the coding sequence ATGGTAGCATTAACAAAAGCTGAAATGGCAGACCATTTAAGTGAAAAAACTATGCTGAATCGCCGTGAAGCAAAAGTCATGGTCGAGCAGTTTTTTGATGAAATTAGTTCTGCTTTAATTGAAGGAAATCAAGTAAAATTATCTGGTTTTGGTAATTTTGAATTACGTGATAAAAATGAACGTCCAGGACGTAATCCAAAAACAGGTGAAGAAATTCCAATTTCTGCTCGCCGTGTGGTAACGTTCCGTGCAGGACAAAAATTCCGTCAGCGTGTAAGTGAAGAACAAGGTTAA
- the pheT gene encoding phenylalanine--tRNA ligase subunit beta, whose translation MKISENWLRQWVNPNVDSETLANQLTMLGLEVDDVSPVAQPFTGVVVGEVLTVEQHPDADRLRVTTVNAGTGETLQIVCGAPNVRVGMKAPIALVGAVLPNDIKIKKGKLRGVESQGMLCGASEIDLEDKIDGLLELPDDAPIGVNIRDYLNLDDNVIEISITPNRGDCFSIQGIARELAVINQLPLTAPSIEPVKADIDVVKNVRVETKGTPRYLGCIIKNVNTKAPTPAWLEHALNCSGIRSHSILVDITNYVMMELGQPMHAFDLNKIQGDVIVRQARAGETVTLLNEQKVTLDEQIMVIADEQKVIAIAGIMGSLDSSVSDETTDIFLESAFFDPLAIVGRARRFGLHTDASQRFERGVDYLLADRAMNRALQLIKELAGGEVAPVVTVEQTELYPQRQSIDLTQQQVDKLLGFSIDGAFIVDVLTRLQCQVKIIADGQWSVVPPSHRYDLAIYQDLIEEIARIYGYDHIPTAKPSIQIELENYQDKTELGQLRQTVATLGYQEAISFSFVDEKLEKQLNPNVNPLALANPISSDLAVMRSTLLSSLIPCVQYNLNRQQHRVRFFELGLRFDYQNAQNISELQQIPTLALIAVGSHAPEQWHVKTQDMDFYDLKGDVEQILTSARLNVTFKRSERVWLHPGQSADIIYNGQNIGYLGRLHPSLENSLDLGTTWVAEINQNVLMQPYQARFNELSRFPSVRRDIALVIDNQIAVAEIEQLIKQIAGELLHATWLFDVYTGQGVEQGKRSLAFALLWQHPSRTLEDGEIKTGMDNIIKVLEDTYQATLRAS comes from the coding sequence ATGAAAATTAGTGAAAATTGGTTACGTCAATGGGTCAATCCTAATGTTGATAGTGAAACCTTAGCTAATCAGCTGACCATGCTTGGTTTAGAAGTTGATGATGTTTCTCCTGTGGCACAGCCGTTTACTGGTGTCGTAGTTGGCGAAGTCTTAACCGTTGAACAACACCCAGATGCTGACCGTTTGCGTGTAACTACTGTCAATGCAGGCACTGGCGAAACTTTACAAATCGTGTGTGGTGCACCAAATGTGCGTGTGGGCATGAAAGCTCCTATAGCGTTGGTTGGTGCGGTACTGCCAAATGACATCAAAATTAAAAAAGGTAAATTGCGTGGTGTTGAATCGCAAGGTATGTTGTGTGGTGCATCAGAAATTGACCTTGAAGATAAAATTGATGGTTTGCTTGAGTTGCCTGATGATGCACCGATTGGTGTAAATATTCGTGATTATCTGAATTTAGATGATAATGTGATTGAAATTAGCATTACCCCAAACCGTGGAGATTGCTTTAGTATTCAAGGTATTGCACGAGAATTGGCGGTCATCAATCAACTTCCACTAACAGCACCAAGCATCGAACCAGTTAAAGCTGATATTGATGTTGTAAAAAATGTGCGTGTAGAAACCAAAGGTACGCCACGTTATTTGGGTTGTATCATTAAAAATGTTAATACTAAAGCACCAACACCAGCATGGTTAGAGCATGCATTAAATTGTTCAGGCATTCGCAGTCATAGCATTTTAGTAGATATTACCAATTATGTGATGATGGAATTAGGTCAGCCAATGCACGCTTTTGATTTAAATAAAATTCAAGGTGATGTGATTGTGCGTCAAGCCCGAGCAGGCGAAACAGTAACGCTATTAAATGAGCAAAAAGTAACGCTTGATGAGCAAATCATGGTCATTGCTGATGAACAAAAAGTGATTGCGATTGCAGGGATTATGGGTAGTTTAGACAGTAGTGTCAGCGATGAAACGACCGATATTTTCTTAGAAAGTGCATTTTTTGACCCATTAGCCATTGTTGGACGTGCAAGACGTTTTGGTTTACATACTGACGCATCGCAACGTTTTGAACGTGGTGTTGATTATTTATTAGCTGACCGTGCGATGAATCGAGCATTACAGTTGATTAAAGAATTAGCTGGTGGTGAAGTTGCTCCAGTGGTTACGGTTGAACAAACTGAATTGTATCCACAACGTCAATCTATTGATTTAACACAACAACAAGTCGATAAATTACTTGGTTTTAGCATTGATGGTGCATTTATTGTTGATGTTTTAACCCGTTTACAATGTCAAGTGAAGATAATTGCTGATGGTCAATGGTCGGTCGTTCCGCCAAGTCATCGTTATGATTTAGCGATTTATCAAGATTTAATCGAAGAAATTGCCCGTATTTATGGCTATGATCATATTCCAACGGCAAAACCAAGTATTCAAATTGAGCTGGAAAATTATCAAGATAAAACTGAACTTGGGCAATTACGTCAAACTGTAGCAACACTTGGTTATCAAGAAGCAATTAGCTTTAGTTTTGTTGATGAAAAGTTAGAAAAGCAACTCAATCCAAATGTTAATCCATTGGCATTGGCAAATCCAATTTCCAGTGATTTAGCTGTGATGCGTAGTACTTTATTGAGTAGTTTAATTCCATGTGTACAATATAATCTCAATCGTCAGCAACATCGTGTGCGTTTCTTTGAATTGGGCTTACGTTTTGATTATCAAAATGCACAAAATATCAGTGAGTTACAACAAATTCCAACTTTGGCGTTAATTGCTGTAGGTTCGCACGCTCCTGAACAATGGCACGTTAAAACCCAAGATATGGATTTTTATGATTTAAAAGGTGATGTTGAACAAATCTTGACATCTGCTCGATTAAACGTTACATTTAAACGTAGTGAGCGTGTTTGGCTGCACCCAGGACAATCTGCTGACATTATCTACAATGGACAAAATATTGGCTATTTAGGTCGTTTGCATCCATCGTTAGAAAATAGTTTAGATTTGGGGACGACATGGGTTGCAGAAATCAATCAAAATGTGTTGATGCAACCGTATCAAGCACGTTTTAATGAATTGTCTCGTTTCCCATCGGTTCGCCGTGATATTGCTTTAGTGATTGACAATCAAATTGCGGTTGCGGAAATTGAACAACTCATCAAACAAATAGCAGGTGAATTATTGCATGCAACGTGGCTGTTTGACGTTTATACAGGACAAGGCGTGGAACAAGGTAAACGTTCATTGGCGTTTGCATTATTGTGGCAACACCCGAGCCGTACTTTAGAAGACGGTGAAATTAAAACGGGTATGGATAATATTATCAAAGTGTTAGAAGACACTTATCAAGCAACTTTGAGGGCATCATAA
- the pheS gene encoding phenylalanine--tRNA ligase subunit alpha yields the protein MSLENLTQDALTAIANANDLTSLNDVRVQFTGKKSQLAEQSKSLGKMDEEQRKIFGAQIHAVREAIQNALTERQTFLQQQALNAQLASETIDITLAGRGQRMGSIHPVTQVQERICQFFTKSGFQVAQGPEVEDDYHNFEALNIPSHHPARAMHDTFYFDVNHLLRTHTSGVQIRTMETQKPPIRIVCPGRVYRCDSDQTHSPMFHQIEGLYVAEQSNFTEFKGIIINLLEAFFEKELKVRFRPSYFPFTEPSAEVDIMDERGRWLEVMGCGMVHPNVLRSAGIDPEQYSGFAFGLGIERFAMLRYGINDLRMFYHNDVRFLSQFA from the coding sequence ATGTCACTGGAAAATTTGACTCAAGACGCATTGACAGCGATTGCCAATGCCAATGACCTTACAAGTTTAAATGATGTGCGTGTGCAATTTACAGGCAAAAAAAGTCAGCTTGCAGAGCAATCTAAATCACTCGGTAAAATGGACGAAGAGCAACGTAAAATTTTTGGTGCTCAAATTCATGCGGTACGAGAAGCGATTCAAAATGCTTTAACTGAACGCCAAACCTTTTTACAACAGCAAGCGTTAAATGCACAATTAGCAAGCGAAACGATTGATATTACACTCGCAGGGCGTGGACAACGCATGGGCAGTATTCACCCTGTAACACAAGTGCAAGAGCGGATTTGTCAATTTTTTACCAAGTCAGGTTTCCAAGTGGCACAAGGCCCTGAAGTTGAAGATGATTATCATAATTTTGAAGCCTTGAATATTCCAAGTCATCACCCAGCACGAGCGATGCACGATACCTTCTATTTTGATGTCAATCATTTATTAAGAACACATACATCAGGTGTGCAAATTCGTACGATGGAAACACAAAAACCGCCAATTCGTATTGTATGTCCAGGGCGTGTCTATCGTTGTGATTCTGACCAAACTCACTCGCCAATGTTCCATCAAATTGAAGGCTTATATGTGGCAGAACAAAGTAATTTTACTGAATTTAAAGGTATTATTATCAATTTATTGGAAGCCTTTTTTGAAAAAGAGTTAAAAGTACGTTTCCGTCCATCTTATTTCCCATTTACTGAGCCGTCAGCTGAAGTGGATATTATGGACGAGCGTGGACGTTGGCTTGAAGTGATGGGCTGTGGCATGGTTCACCCAAATGTGTTGCGTTCGGCAGGTATTGACCCAGAGCAATATTCAGGTTTCGCTTTTGGTTTGGGTATTGAGCGTTTTGCGATGTTGCGTTATGGTATCAATGATTTACGAATGTTCTATCATAATGATGTGCGTTTTTTAAGTCAGTTTGCCTAA
- the sthA gene encoding Si-specific NAD(P)(+) transhydrogenase: MSRRKEVVQGKQVKYDAVVIGSGPAGEGSAMKLAKTGKRVAIIEMRDQVGGNCAHVGTIPSKALRQTVSNIIRFRRDPLFQKVGDWRQFTMKQVLQSAHKVIQQQVDTHARFYDRNKVDVYYGQAYIKDRNTVTVKGLDGINETLLCDQIVIATGSRPYRPDNIDFNHPRVFDSDTILDLDYPIQKIIIYGAGVIGCEYASIFIGLYHKVDLINTQQQLMAYLDDEIADALSYHLRDQGVLIRHNEQMERVETFDDHIVLHLKSGKKIKADALLWCNGRSGNTENLGLENVGLVPNSRGQLSVNSEYQTEVENIYAAGDVIGWPALASAAYDQGRCAGSNMSGEYVLPVTDIPTGIYTIPEISSIGKTEEQLTEERIPYEVGQAAFRHLARAQITGDTVGELKILFHRDTMEILGIHCFGNSAAEIIHIGQVVMRSPNNHLMYFVDTTFNYPTMAEAYRVAALNGLNRLF, encoded by the coding sequence ATGTCTCGCAGAAAAGAAGTTGTGCAAGGGAAACAGGTTAAATATGATGCTGTTGTGATTGGTTCAGGTCCAGCAGGTGAAGGTTCGGCTATGAAATTAGCCAAAACAGGTAAACGTGTTGCCATTATTGAAATGCGTGACCAAGTGGGTGGAAACTGTGCTCATGTAGGGACAATTCCAAGTAAAGCATTGCGTCAAACGGTATCAAATATTATTCGTTTCCGCCGTGATCCATTGTTCCAAAAAGTGGGAGACTGGCGACAATTTACCATGAAACAAGTATTGCAAAGTGCTCATAAAGTGATTCAACAGCAGGTGGATACGCACGCTCGTTTTTATGACCGTAATAAAGTTGATGTTTACTATGGGCAAGCTTATATTAAAGATAGAAATACAGTAACTGTTAAAGGTTTAGATGGTATTAATGAGACCTTGTTATGCGACCAAATTGTGATTGCTACAGGTAGTCGTCCATATCGTCCTGATAATATTGATTTTAATCACCCACGTGTATTCGATTCGGATACTATTTTAGATTTGGATTATCCTATTCAAAAAATCATTATTTATGGTGCAGGCGTAATTGGTTGTGAATATGCCTCAATTTTTATTGGTTTATATCACAAAGTTGATTTGATTAATACTCAACAACAACTCATGGCATATTTAGATGATGAAATTGCTGATGCATTGTCTTACCATTTGCGTGATCAGGGGGTGTTAATTCGTCATAATGAACAAATGGAACGAGTGGAAACCTTTGATGACCATATTGTCTTGCATTTAAAGAGTGGTAAAAAAATTAAAGCAGATGCGTTATTATGGTGTAATGGACGCTCAGGTAATACTGAAAATCTAGGTTTAGAAAATGTAGGTCTTGTACCAAACAGTCGTGGTCAATTATCTGTTAATAGCGAATATCAGACGGAAGTGGAAAACATTTATGCTGCGGGTGATGTGATTGGTTGGCCTGCATTAGCATCGGCAGCATATGACCAAGGGCGTTGTGCGGGATCGAATATGAGTGGGGAGTATGTGCTTCCTGTTACAGATATTCCAACGGGTATTTATACTATTCCTGAGATTTCATCGATTGGTAAAACGGAAGAGCAATTAACAGAAGAGCGTATTCCGTATGAAGTTGGTCAAGCAGCATTCCGTCACTTGGCTCGTGCACAAATTACAGGCGATACTGTTGGTGAATTAAAAATCTTATTCCATCGAGATACAATGGAAATTTTAGGCATTCATTGTTTTGGTAATAGTGCTGCAGAAATTATTCATATTGGACAAGTGGTAATGCGTAGTCCAAATAACCATTTGATGTATTTTGTTGATACAACATTTAACTATCCAACAATGGCAGAAGCGTATCGTGTGGCTGCCTTGAATGGCTTAAACCGTTTATTTTAA
- the lipA gene encoding lipoyl synthase — protein sequence MSEHRKPEQGAKLRGAEKVARIPVKVIPTTELPRKPDWIRVKMTAPEEVQRIKNTLRQQRLHTVCEEAACPNLPECFGGGTATFMIMGDICTRRCPFCDVAHGRPNALDPDEPRHMAETIANLGLKYAVITSVDRDDLRDGGAQHFVDCIKEARALSPKTLLEILVPDFRGRMDIALKIMTECPPDVFNHNIETVPRLYKAMRPGSDYQHSLNLLKMFKEYCPDIPTKCGLMVGLGETEQEVLNLLDDLHAHGVDLVTIGQYLQPSKQHAPIDRFVTPEEFERYAEHGRKLGFKNIWSAPMVRSSYHADRQYYGEPVPAVRRKTDPAKLIAVQAIEA from the coding sequence ATGTCTGAACATCGTAAACCTGAACAAGGTGCAAAATTGCGTGGTGCTGAAAAAGTGGCACGCATTCCCGTAAAAGTCATTCCAACAACAGAATTACCTCGAAAACCAGATTGGATTCGAGTTAAAATGACTGCACCAGAAGAAGTGCAACGTATTAAAAACACCTTACGCCAACAACGTTTACATACCGTTTGCGAAGAAGCTGCCTGCCCTAATTTACCCGAATGTTTTGGTGGCGGTACAGCAACCTTTATGATTATGGGCGATATTTGTACTCGCCGTTGTCCATTTTGCGATGTTGCACACGGTCGTCCAAATGCTTTAGACCCAGATGAGCCACGCCACATGGCAGAAACCATTGCTAATCTTGGTTTAAAATATGCTGTAATTACATCTGTAGATAGAGATGATTTGCGTGATGGCGGTGCTCAACATTTTGTAGATTGCATCAAAGAGGCTCGTGCATTAAGCCCAAAAACATTATTAGAGATTTTAGTACCCGACTTTCGTGGACGCATGGATATCGCCTTGAAAATTATGACTGAATGCCCACCTGATGTATTCAACCATAATATTGAAACCGTACCACGTTTATATAAAGCTATGCGTCCCGGTTCGGATTATCAACATTCATTAAACTTACTGAAAATGTTTAAAGAATATTGTCCTGATATTCCAACTAAATGTGGTTTAATGGTCGGCTTAGGCGAAACAGAACAAGAAGTTTTAAATTTACTTGATGATTTACACGCTCATGGAGTCGATTTAGTAACAATTGGACAATATTTACAACCATCAAAACAACACGCACCTATTGATCGTTTTGTAACGCCTGAAGAATTTGAACGCTATGCGGAACATGGGCGTAAATTAGGTTTTAAAAATATCTGGTCTGCACCGATGGTACGCTCAAGCTACCATGCTGACCGTCAATATTATGGTGAACCCGTACCAGCAGTACGCCGTAAAACTGACCCTGCAAAATTGATTGCTGTACAAGCTATTGAAGCCTAA
- a CDS encoding DOMON-like domain-containing protein encodes MASYQLEAFNRVDDISIIGAVEQLNATQIQVAFWVTDPNQCIIYPKLLSQAERHDYLWQHTCFELFLGIQQQDVYREINLAPSGAWQAYAFEEYRYPECMPPAYAQDIQLIQLQRTKYGINATLDIKHWLHQQQVKMAQVYLGLTAVVETANQHHYFALQHSGQQADFHNKRDWLHQF; translated from the coding sequence GTGGCAAGTTATCAATTAGAAGCGTTTAATCGTGTTGATGATATTAGCATTATTGGTGCTGTAGAACAGTTAAATGCAACACAAATACAAGTTGCATTTTGGGTAACTGACCCTAATCAGTGTATTATTTACCCTAAATTATTGAGCCAAGCAGAACGTCATGATTATTTATGGCAACATACTTGTTTTGAATTATTTTTAGGTATTCAACAACAAGATGTCTATCGTGAAATTAATTTAGCTCCAAGTGGTGCATGGCAAGCTTATGCTTTCGAAGAATATCGCTATCCCGAATGTATGCCTCCAGCTTATGCTCAAGATATACAATTGATTCAGCTACAACGAACTAAATATGGTATTAATGCCACATTGGATATTAAACACTGGTTACATCAACAACAAGTTAAAATGGCTCAAGTTTATTTAGGTTTAACAGCCGTTGTTGAAACCGCAAATCAACACCATTATTTTGCCCTACAACATAGTGGGCAACAAGCTGATTTTCATAATAAACGGGATTGGTTACATCAGTTTTAA
- the ykgO gene encoding type B 50S ribosomal protein L36: MQVLSSLKSAKRRHKDCQIVRRRGKLFVICKSNPRFKARQG, from the coding sequence ATGCAAGTACTATCTTCATTAAAAAGTGCAAAACGCCGTCATAAAGATTGTCAAATCGTACGTCGTCGTGGTAAATTATTTGTAATTTGTAAATCAAACCCACGTTTTAAAGCACGTCAAGGTTAA
- the ppk2 gene encoding polyphosphate kinase 2 — protein sequence MTEHQLQPFEPINEPKGKNLPVFEQAVLNYQGKPQSEDGTIDDLPASYPYRTRMTRRAYEAQKKLLQIELLKVQSWVKDTGQKIVCIFEGRDAAGKGGTIKRFMEHLNPRGARVVALEKPNEVERGQWYFQRYINNLPTAGEMVLFDRSWYNRAGVERVMGFCEPHEYLEFMRQTPQLERMLVNSGIILFKFWFSVSREEQLRRFIARRDDPLKHWKLSPIDVQSLDRWDDYTNAKDQMFFHTHTGDAPWTIIKSDDKKRARLNCIRHFLMSLDYPGKDVKAIKGVDPLIVLSPNFSSQKNVVDSHG from the coding sequence ATGACTGAGCATCAGCTTCAACCTTTTGAACCAATTAACGAACCTAAAGGTAAAAATTTACCAGTCTTCGAGCAGGCAGTACTCAATTATCAAGGCAAACCACAAAGTGAAGATGGTACTATTGATGATTTACCAGCAAGTTACCCTTATCGTACACGTATGACTCGCCGTGCTTATGAAGCCCAAAAGAAATTATTACAAATTGAATTGCTAAAAGTACAAAGTTGGGTCAAAGATACTGGGCAAAAAATTGTTTGTATTTTTGAAGGTCGTGATGCAGCTGGTAAAGGTGGTACAATTAAGCGTTTTATGGAACATCTTAATCCACGTGGTGCTCGTGTAGTAGCACTAGAAAAACCAAATGAAGTAGAACGTGGACAATGGTATTTTCAACGCTATATCAATAACTTACCAACAGCAGGCGAAATGGTTTTATTTGACCGTTCTTGGTACAACCGTGCAGGTGTTGAACGTGTAATGGGCTTTTGTGAACCACATGAATATTTAGAATTTATGCGTCAAACACCGCAACTTGAACGTATGTTAGTCAATAGTGGTATTATTTTGTTTAAATTTTGGTTTTCAGTCAGCCGTGAAGAGCAATTACGCCGTTTTATCGCACGCCGTGATGACCCTTTAAAACATTGGAAATTATCGCCAATTGATGTGCAATCATTAGACCGTTGGGACGATTATACCAATGCGAAAGACCAAATGTTTTTCCACACCCACACAGGCGATGCACCTTGGACGATTATCAAATCTGATGATAAAAAACGTGCGAGATTAAACTGTATCCGCCATTTCTTAATGTCTTTAGATTATCCAGGTAAAGATGTTAAAGCGATTAAAGGCGTTGATCCATTGATTGTGTTATCGCCAAATTTCTCATCACAAAAAAATGTGGTTGATTCACATGGTTAA